The Methylocaldum marinum genome includes the window ATTCTGCGCGACAAACAACTGATCGATTTGGCAACGATACAGGCCGTGATGCGCAATCGCGTCCATGTATTGGCGCTGTACGGTCGTAGCGTTGTACTTCCGGTCCTGCGCCAAGAACTGAAGACTTCACTACCTGCATCCAGACGCCTGCTCCGCGATGCAAAACCGTTTCTGGTTCGCGAGGATATTCAACTCGACGAGGCCGCCACCTGCACCCTGAATCGAGCGTTAAATCTTAGCCAAACGCTCCAGACCGTGTACCGTTTCAAAGAAGAACTAAAACAGCTTTGGGCAAATTCCTCGGTCAGCTACGAAACACGCATGCAGTCACTGAGGGAGTGGTGCCAACGCGCAAAGGAAACGGGAATCCAATCCCTTCACGATTTTGCCGATTTATTGCGCGGCTACACCGCCACGAACTGTCTCGCCCCGAATTATTTGTCCGGCGCTTAAGGAATCTCCGAGCAAATCCTTCGACAGGCCCAGGACGAACGGTAACGCATTGATTCCGTTCGCGGTGAGCCCTTCGACAAGCTCAGGACAGGCTTGTCGAACGTTCTCCTGAGCTCAGTCGTAGGGCATGAACCTATGGGAGAGGGGTTGGGGTGAGGGAATGCGGCGGCTGATGGGGCATTGCGGTCGTTTCGGAAATTCAACTGCGGTTTTTAGGATGAACGGAATCAAACTAATCGGAGCTTCCTTAAGACTGAGTTTGACCGCGGCGGTCTCATCCAAATCACGGTACGGCCGAAAGAAGGTGCGATCCGATGCACCTGACGACTCCTTTTTCGGCCATACCTTGCAATTCTCTTAAACCGGTTAGGAACGCCCGACTTCACCTGTACGCCGGGATCGGTGGTTGCCTCATCCCAACCAAGCTCGCTCATCCAAGCGGTCAGGCTTCCGAGACACCGGACGGCACTTCAGATCGCCTGCTATCGAATCCGTGAGATCGGCATTTCCACCGTCCAGTCCAGTTCCGGCAGGCAAGACTCCGAGCCGCCGGGAACCCGAAATGTTCCCCCAAAAAAAAGCCCCATCCAAGGATGGGGCTTTTGCGTTTTTAGAAGTCCGGTGGACGACTACATCATATCTCCCATGCCGCCCATTCCGCCCATGCCACCCATGCCGCCCGGCATCGGGGACTCTTCCTTCGGCTCCTCGGCAACCATCGCCTCGGTGGTGATCATGAGTCCGGCTACGGAACCGGCGTTCTGCAACGCGGAACGAGTCACTTTCGCCGGGTCCAGAATGCCCATGGCGACCATGTCGCCAAATTCGCCGGTCGCCGCGTTGTAGCCGAAATTGCCCGAGCCCTCGGCTACCTTATTAAGAATCACGGAAGATTCGTCGCCGGCATTGGCCACGATCTGACGCAGAGGTTCTTCCATAGCACGGCGGGCAATGCCGATACCGACATCCTGATCGTGGTTCGTGCCTTTTAGATCCTTGATCTGTTGCAGCGCGCGGATCAGTGCCACACCGCCCCCCGGCACGATGCCTTCTTCAACAGCCGCACGGGTCGCATGCAGGGCGTCTTCGACGCGGGCCTTCTTTTCCTTCATCTCGACTTCGGTAGCCGCGCCAACCTTGATTACTGCAACGCCGCCGGCCAATTTCGCCAAACGTTCCTGCAACTTTTCGCGATCGTAATCCGACGTCGTCTCTTCGATTTGCTTCCGGATCTGAGTGATACGGCCCTGGATATTTTCCTTAGCGCCGGCGCCATCGATGACGGTGGTTTCCTCCTTGCTGATCTGCACCTTCTTGGCATTGCCCAAATCGTTCAGGCTTGCCTTCTCCAAGCTTAAACCGACTTCCTCGGAAATCACGGTGCCGCCGGTCAGGATAGCGATATCTTCCAGCATGGCCTTGCGGCGATCGCCGAAACCGGGAGCCTTGACGGCGCACACCTTGAGGATGCCGCGCATGTTGTTGACGACCAGGGTCGCGAGCGCTTCACCTTCGACGTCCTCCGCGATGATCAGCAGCGGGCGACCGGCCTTGGCCACGCCCTCGAGTACCGGCAGCATGTCGCGGATATTGGAAATCTTTTTCTCGCAAATGAGAATCAGCGGATTTTCCAGCTCTGCGCTCATGCTTTGCTGATTGTTAATGAAGTACGGCGACAGATAGCCGCGGTCGAACTGCATGCCTTCGACGACGTCGAGGCTGTTTTCGAGAGCCGAACCTTCCTCGACAGTGATCACGCCTTCCTTGCCGACTTTATCCATCGCTTCGGCAATGATCTTGCCGATGCTCTCGTCCGAATTGGCAGAAATCGTGCCGACCTGAGCGATAGCATTGCTGTCGGTGCAGGGAACCGACATTTCATGAATAGCGTCGACTGCGGCGCTCACGGCCTTGTCGATGCCGCGCTTCAAATCCATAGGATTCATCCCGGCGGCAACAGCTTTCAAGCCTTCGACCAAAATGGATTGCGCCAGAACGGTTGCAGTGGTGGTGCCATCGCCCGCGACATCGGAAGTCTGAGATGCGACTTCCTTCACCATCTGGGCTCCCATATTCTCGAACTTATCCGAAAGTTCGATATCTTTCGCCACAGAAACGCCGTCCTTGGTGACGGTCGGCGCGCCGAAACTCTTCTCGAGCACGACATTGCGCCCCTTAGGACCCAAAGTCACTTTCACTGCCTGTGCCAAGATATTCACCCCGCGGACCATTCGGGTCCGGGCGTCATCACCGAATCTTACGTCTTTCGCTGCCATTAGGATTTACCTTCGTTGGTTGATATTGAATTCCGGGCGTACTCAGTCTTCAAGCACAGCCATAATGTCGTCTTCACGCATGACAAGGATATCCTCGCCATCGAGTTTCACCTCGGTGCCGGAATATTTGCCGAACAGTACCTTGTCACCCGCTTTGACCTGCAGCGCGCGCACCTGCCCGTTATCCAGAGTTTTGCCGTTACCCACAGCAAGAACTTCGCCGCGCATCGGCTTTTCCGCAGCCGTATCCGGAATCACGATTCCGCCCGGCGAAGTACGCTCCTCTTCGAGGCGCCTCACGATAACACGGTCATTCAAAGGACGAATTTTCATCATACTCTCCTGTTCCTACTGGTGATCTTTTGGCTAACGAGCGGTCAACCGAACCCCAGGCTTGTTAGCACTCGACTAAAACGAGTGCTAATCATAGCCATCGGATATTTCATGTCAAGGTCAACGCTCGGCCGCGGCCCTTGAAACAGCGCCCCGAATCCGCGATTTCCCTGGGTTAAGATGCCTGCGTAAGCAAACCTCAGAGCAAAAAACCATGGACCGCACCGAACGTTTTTACAAAATCGACCAACTGATCCGCGAACGGGAAACAGTATCTCAAAAGGCTTTTCTTGAGGAATTGGGTATTTCGGCGGCCACTTTCAAGCGCGACATCGAATATATGCGCAACCGATTCAACGCACCTATCGTCTGGGACCGAAAATCGCGCGGCTACCGCTTCGGGCAGCACAGCCGCGGAGGCGCCTACGAACTCCCCGGACTTTGGTTCAATGCCTCGGAAATCCACGCCCTTCTCACCATGCGCCAACTGCTCGCGGACCTTCAACCAAGGCTGCTCGAACCGCATATTCAGCCGCTGCTGGCCCGGCTCAACGCGCTCCTCGGCACCGGCGAACACGAATGGCAGGAAGTGGAGAAGCGCGTCCGAGTCTTCCACGTGGCGCGGCGAACGGTCGATCTTCAACATTTCGAAGTCGTCGCGCAGGCTCTACTCAAGCGCCGTCGTCTTCGGATCGTCCATTACAACCGCAACACGGACGAAACTTCCGAGCGCACCGTGTCGCCGCTGCGGCTGATCCACTACCGCGAAAACTGGTATCTGGACGCCTGGTGCCATCTCCGCAACGCGATCCGAAGCTTTGCCGTGGATGCGCTTCACTCCGCATCGGCGCAACTTGAAACGGCCGTAGAGATTCCCGACGAAGAACTGGATAGGAAATTCGCTACCGGCTGCGGCATATTCTCGGGCAGCGAGATCCGCTGGGCCGAATTGCGCTTCACGCCCGAACGCGCGCGCTGGGTCAGCCGTGAGATCTGGCATCCCAAGCAAAAAGGCCGATTTGAGCCGGATGGCAGCTACACACTGGAAATCCCCTACTCCGAGGACCCCGAATTGATCATGGATATCCTCAAATACGGTGCGGACGTTGAAGTCATCGCCCCGGAACCGCTCCGCGCGCGCCTCAAAGAAACAATTCGGGTAATGGCCGCCCGTTACGGACAAGGCTGAACTTATACAGCGTATCGCCTTCTCCCCTGGGAAGAAGGCCAGGATAAAGAGGGGAGCCAAAAGAAACATTCATTAATTTCATTTTCTTACGCCACCCTAGGGAAAAACCCGAAAGCACTTCGGCGTAGCGCCGGAAAAAATTTACATCGATCGATTCAGTGGCTCACGCCCTGAGCGACTACCTGTCGTAAATTATCTCCGTCGTTACACTCATCGGAGATACGATCATGTTCAACACCTTCTTTTCGATCCGGAAAAACCGCAACGCCAGCGCTCTTGCAACCGCCTCCACCATCCATCCCGCATGTCCTCTACAACAGCCGCAGCCGCCATCCGGCCAGACACCGGTCGTTTCGGCGCGCGTCAACTACGACATCCCGACGTATATCCGGCGAGGTATCAAACTCAGTGGTTTGAACTGAAAGTCCACCGAGTTTGAAGCGCTCCGATAACCGGCAGGCCACGAATTCGATAAAATGACTATACTAAGTGGTCATATTTTATCGAGGTGTAAGTCATGAAGGTCACCGCAGCGGAATTCAAGGCTAAATGCTTGAAACTGATGGATGAAGTCAGCAAAACCCATGAGCCCATCGTCATCACCAAGCGAGGCAAACCGATTGCCAAACTGATGCCGATCGAAGAACCGTCGGAAACCCAGTTCGGTTATATGAAAGGTACGGTCACCGTCTTGGGCGATGTCGTTTCCCCTGTTGATGAATCGTGGAGCGCGCTGACCGGCGACGAGGACGATCTCTACAGCGAACTGGGGCACAACAGTCGTCCCATCGACGGAAACCGATAAATGGACGGGCTATTACTGGATACCCACGCGTGGCTCTGGTACGCCGAAGGCATTTCCCAGCGCCTGCCGGCGGATGCGGTAGCACGTATCGAAGCCGTGCGCAGACAGTCGAGACTGTTCGTCTCCACGATTTCCATCTGGGAAATCGGCATGCTGCAGAACAAGCGCAGACTCACGCTCTCGGCGGCGTTCAACGTTTGGGTCGAGCTCGCCACGACTCTACCGAGGCTTCGGTTACTGCCCCTGGATGCCGAAAGCGCCGTGGAAAGTACCCAGCTTCCCGGCTCGTTCCACGGTGATCCCGCCGATCGTTTTCTGATCGCCATCGCCCGAGTAAAGGGCCTGCATTTGATGACGGCCGACGAGAAGATCATCGAGTATGGGCGGGAAGGGTATCTCAATGTTTTCGAGATAGGGGCTACTAAGAAAGACGCCCCGCTTTAAAGGCAACGTAAGACGCACTGATTCCTTATCAGAATCAATTACAAAAAGCCTCGGGGGCTCACAATGACTTTTTACGCACACAGCAATAATAAGGCCGGAATCAAGCATACGCTGGCGGAACATTTGTTCGGAGTATCGCAATTGGCATACAAGTTTGCGGAAGCTTCTGGCGCAGGGGATGAAGCCGCTCTTGCCGGGCTCTTGCACGACCTCGGAAAGTATGGCGACCGGTTTCAGGCACGGCTCGAAGGAAAAGACCATGGGCTCGATCACTGGTCTATGGGCGCTTGGCTGGCACTGCAAAAGGACTATCAAGCCGTCGCCGCGGCGCTGGCTATTCAAGGTCATCACATCGGACTGCAATACTTGCGCGGGTCCGAGTTGGCGAAACTAAACCCGACCAAGCTCGTTCAAAGCCATCCCCAACAACTCAGTTTGAGTGAAACGGATCTGGCAACCCTCAAATCACGCCTCCTCGCCGATGGTCTGACTCCGGCAAAGCCCGAAAAGACATTGTGCGGAGCCGAAATCAGACCCGGTTTCGATCTTATGCTCGACCTTCGTCTTCTGTTCTCCGCCTTGGTCGATGCCGATTTCCTCGACACCGAAGCTCATTTCCAGGGTGGACCAGACGACAGGCGCTACCGGCCAGACGGGCCGAAACTGCACGCTTACGATGCGCTGGAAATTCTACTGGCCCATATCGACAAACTCGGCCACAGTTCGAAGGCTGATCCCGGAGTGACCAAAGTCCGACAATGGCTGCGCGACGACTGCCTGAGCGCCGCGGAACATCCGCCGGGGTTATTCACACTGACGGCACCGACCGGCAGCGGAAAAACCCTCGCCATGCTCGCCTTCGCCCTGGCGCATGCTGCAAAATACGAATTACGACGGGTGGTCGTCGTCATCCCGTATCTCTCGATCATCGAACAGACGACTGCCATTTTCCGAAGCCTGTTCGAATCGCACTTCGGCACCGACTATGTATTGGAACATCACTCGCTGGCCGGTTTGGGGAAGGAAGAGTGCGAGTCCGATGCGGAGGGGGAATTCGGCGCATCCGACGAACGCAGACGGCGACAGCTTTCGGAGAACTGGGATGCGCCGATCATCGTCACGACCAGCGTGCAGATGCTGGAATCATTGTTTTCGAATCGGCCGTCCGCCTGCCATAAGCTTCACCGCCTACCCCGGTCCGTGATTCTGTTCGACGAAGTCCAAACGCTGCCCGCGCCGCTGGCAGTACCGACGCTGGCGACTCTTACTCACTTGGCTCACGCGCATAAAAGCAGCGTCGTGTTCGCGACTGCAACGCAACCGGCGTTCGAACACTTGCACGCTCATGTTCGAACGCATGCGCCGGTGGGCTGGCAGCCTCGAAAAATCGTCCCCGCACCGGAGCGCCTGTTTGCACCGATGCAGCGGGTCAAAAGAAAGTGGGATGATCCAAATCAACACATTACCTGGCCGAAATTAGCCAAACAAATCTCGGAAAAACGGCGAGTCCTGTGCATCGTCAATCTCAAACGTCACGCGCGTATGCTTTGGGAAGAACTCAACGATCCGAATATCTTTCACCTTTCCACAAATCTTTGCCCCGCACACCGGCAAGTGTTATTGGCGGACATCCGCGAACGGCTTGCCACGGATAAACCTGTGCGCATGATCGCCACCCAATGCGTGGAAGCCGGCGTGGATCTGGACTTCCCGTCGGTTTTTCGCGCTTATGGCCCACTTGAAGCCATCATTCAGGCCGAAGGGCGTTGCAACCGAGAGGGAAAACTCGTCGATTTGGGAGAGTTGCAGATATTCATGCCCGAAGACGAAACCTATCCACCGGGCGGCTACCGCCAAGCCGCGCAAGTCACCAAGATGCTGTTACAGAGATTCGGGCCGGAAGGTATGGAATTGGACAATCCGGATTTCATCACGGCCTACTATCGGGAGCTTTACAATATCGGTAAACCGGAAGCTTCGAGAAAAACGGAAGAACTCCTCCAATATGTCCGGGAAGGCTCCTTCCCGGACGTCGCCAGAGCCTATCGATTGATCGAACAGGACGCCATCAACGTAATCGTGCCCTACCAGGAAGAGATAGCCTTGTTCGAAGATCTCCGACGAACTGCGGAAGAAACCGGATTAACCAGGGAGTTAATCCGCAAAGCGCGACCGCTCTCCGTCAGCCTGTTTCGTCCCGAATCCGGTCACCCGGTCTGGGACAGTCTGTTGGAAGTTCAGAGCCTGAAAAAGGGACGGCGAGAACGACAAGAAGAATGGTATATCGCTGCGAAACCCGAGCACTATCATCCGCAGTTGGGTTTCATGCCGCCGGAAAGCTTGAATTTGTGGATTGCGTGAACCAGTCGGCACCGTAGGGCAGATTCCAACCTGCGATTAGGTCAGTCATCAGCCGCCGAATAAGACTCACTACTACAATTGATCAAGTGTATTGATCGTTCAAATCATGACAAGGGGGACCACTCATGCGTGGACAAACGCACTGTTTGGAAGTGTGGGGCGATTTCGCTTGCTTCACCAGGCCGGAAATGAAGGTCGAGCGCTTCAGTTATCCCGTTATTACCCCGTCCGCCGCCCGCGGCATCTTCGATGCGATTTATTTCAAACGCTGTTACGGGTTCTATTGGCAAATAGAGCGGGTGGAGATTTTGACATTTCCGAAGTACATCGCCCTGCGCCGCAACGAGGTAAAGGACAAAGTTCCCAGTGAACGCACAC containing:
- the groES gene encoding co-chaperone GroES, whose protein sequence is MKIRPLNDRVIVRRLEEERTSPGGIVIPDTAAEKPMRGEVLAVGNGKTLDNGQVRALQVKAGDKVLFGKYSGTEVKLDGEDILVMREDDIMAVLED
- the cas3 gene encoding CRISPR-associated helicase Cas3' translates to MTFYAHSNNKAGIKHTLAEHLFGVSQLAYKFAEASGAGDEAALAGLLHDLGKYGDRFQARLEGKDHGLDHWSMGAWLALQKDYQAVAAALAIQGHHIGLQYLRGSELAKLNPTKLVQSHPQQLSLSETDLATLKSRLLADGLTPAKPEKTLCGAEIRPGFDLMLDLRLLFSALVDADFLDTEAHFQGGPDDRRYRPDGPKLHAYDALEILLAHIDKLGHSSKADPGVTKVRQWLRDDCLSAAEHPPGLFTLTAPTGSGKTLAMLAFALAHAAKYELRRVVVVIPYLSIIEQTTAIFRSLFESHFGTDYVLEHHSLAGLGKEECESDAEGEFGASDERRRRQLSENWDAPIIVTTSVQMLESLFSNRPSACHKLHRLPRSVILFDEVQTLPAPLAVPTLATLTHLAHAHKSSVVFATATQPAFEHLHAHVRTHAPVGWQPRKIVPAPERLFAPMQRVKRKWDDPNQHITWPKLAKQISEKRRVLCIVNLKRHARMLWEELNDPNIFHLSTNLCPAHRQVLLADIRERLATDKPVRMIATQCVEAGVDLDFPSVFRAYGPLEAIIQAEGRCNREGKLVDLGELQIFMPEDETYPPGGYRQAAQVTKMLLQRFGPEGMELDNPDFITAYYRELYNIGKPEASRKTEELLQYVREGSFPDVARAYRLIEQDAINVIVPYQEEIALFEDLRRTAEETGLTRELIRKARPLSVSLFRPESGHPVWDSLLEVQSLKKGRRERQEEWYIAAKPEHYHPQLGFMPPESLNLWIA
- the groL gene encoding chaperonin GroEL (60 kDa chaperone family; promotes refolding of misfolded polypeptides especially under stressful conditions; forms two stacked rings of heptamers to form a barrel-shaped 14mer; ends can be capped by GroES; misfolded proteins enter the barrel where they are refolded when GroES binds), coding for MAAKDVRFGDDARTRMVRGVNILAQAVKVTLGPKGRNVVLEKSFGAPTVTKDGVSVAKDIELSDKFENMGAQMVKEVASQTSDVAGDGTTTATVLAQSILVEGLKAVAAGMNPMDLKRGIDKAVSAAVDAIHEMSVPCTDSNAIAQVGTISANSDESIGKIIAEAMDKVGKEGVITVEEGSALENSLDVVEGMQFDRGYLSPYFINNQQSMSAELENPLILICEKKISNIRDMLPVLEGVAKAGRPLLIIAEDVEGEALATLVVNNMRGILKVCAVKAPGFGDRRKAMLEDIAILTGGTVISEEVGLSLEKASLNDLGNAKKVQISKEETTVIDGAGAKENIQGRITQIRKQIEETTSDYDREKLQERLAKLAGGVAVIKVGAATEVEMKEKKARVEDALHATRAAVEEGIVPGGGVALIRALQQIKDLKGTNHDQDVGIGIARRAMEEPLRQIVANAGDESSVILNKVAEGSGNFGYNAATGEFGDMVAMGILDPAKVTRSALQNAGSVAGLMITTEAMVAEEPKEESPMPGGMGGMGGMGGMGDMM
- a CDS encoding type II toxin-antitoxin system Phd/YefM family antitoxin, whose amino-acid sequence is MKVTAAEFKAKCLKLMDEVSKTHEPIVITKRGKPIAKLMPIEEPSETQFGYMKGTVTVLGDVVSPVDESWSALTGDEDDLYSELGHNSRPIDGNR
- a CDS encoding helix-turn-helix transcriptional regulator, encoding MDRTERFYKIDQLIRERETVSQKAFLEELGISAATFKRDIEYMRNRFNAPIVWDRKSRGYRFGQHSRGGAYELPGLWFNASEIHALLTMRQLLADLQPRLLEPHIQPLLARLNALLGTGEHEWQEVEKRVRVFHVARRTVDLQHFEVVAQALLKRRRLRIVHYNRNTDETSERTVSPLRLIHYRENWYLDAWCHLRNAIRSFAVDALHSASAQLETAVEIPDEELDRKFATGCGIFSGSEIRWAELRFTPERARWVSREIWHPKQKGRFEPDGSYTLEIPYSEDPELIMDILKYGADVEVIAPEPLRARLKETIRVMAARYGQG
- a CDS encoding type II toxin-antitoxin system VapC family toxin, whose protein sequence is MDGLLLDTHAWLWYAEGISQRLPADAVARIEAVRRQSRLFVSTISIWEIGMLQNKRRLTLSAAFNVWVELATTLPRLRLLPLDAESAVESTQLPGSFHGDPADRFLIAIARVKGLHLMTADEKIIEYGREGYLNVFEIGATKKDAPL